ATGAAACATTTAAAGAAGCTCAAGCAGCAAAAGATGCTTTAAATGGAACAGAAATTTTAGGACAACCTATTTCAGTTGATTGGTGTTTTGTAAAAGGACCAAAGaagtaagatatattttaattaaaagtatataaaaatttcatttaaaatatagtaattgtttaaattttattaacaaatcatttcttttatttacagaATTAAGAAGAGAAGTCATCGAAGacgatgaaaaaagaacaataattattaaaaaaataacttttatttcctttatgtATAACTACTTTAAATAAGGAAGATTGTTTTGTATTTCAcagatattgtaaaaaaaaaaacaaaatattggaaataatatagtttacagaaaattaatttatcattttttaaaaattctatccatttaaaattaatattataattaataatataaattggaaaggatttataaatattgaagttcaaataatctatgcatatattatttatatttattcaacagttatttatatttcattaacagTTAAATTGTtagtatttcatataaaatttgtgaaataagttcttttaaaatcgtaaattgaagttgtgaattaaatatactaaattcttttataaattttaactcatATTGAGctgtttattttacaaataagattactttcttgaaatttaattttgtttacaattattacaatttctatctttatttattataaaatatattttaataaataaatcaaaagcaCATTAGGCATAATAGTTAAGATTAGCTTTCTTTTTCGCTTGAACTTCATTAATAGCTTCCATTAAATCTTCATGTGTAACTGCTGTTGCATTGCGTCTCAATGCTATCATTCcctacaaaaacaaaaaaacgatgataatagaaaatatttctattatctttatatatcaaGATATTACATACCGCTTCCACACAAACAGCTTTACATTGAGCGCCATTGAAATCATCGGTAGATCTtgataattcttcaaaattaacaTCCGGAGACATATTCATTTTTCGCGAATGAATTTGCATTATACGAGCTCTAGCTTCTTCATTTGGATGcggaaattctattttcctaTCCAAACGACCAGATCTCAATAAAGCTGGATCTAAGATATCTACTCTATTTGTAGCTGCTATTACTTTAATATCAGCGGTTGAACTAAATCCatctaattgatttaataattccaaCATAGTACGTTGCACTTCTCTATCTCCAGCTTTTTCAGAATCAAATCGTTTTGTTCCAATTGCATCTAATTCatctatgaaaataattgcagGTGCTTTCTCTTTTGCAAGTGAAAATGCATCTCTCACTAATTTGGCACCATCTCCAATAAACATTTGAACAAGTTGGGGTCCTGCCAATTTTAAGAAAGTAGATTTTGTTTGTGCAGCACAAGCTCTAGCTAATAAAGTTTTTCCAGTTCCTGGTGGTCCATATAATAATACACCCTTGGGAGGTTGAATACCAagattctcaaatttttctttatgtgTCATAGGTAAAACTACAGCTTCTATTAATTCTTGAATTTGTTTATCCAAACCACCAATATCTGAATATTGTTCTGTGGGTCTTTCGTCTACTTCCATAGCTTTTACTCTTGCATCATACTCAGCAGGCAAAGTTTCAAGTACAAGATAGCTATCTTTATTGACACCAACTAAATCACCTGGTTTTAAAGCTTCTGCATCAACTAGTCCAATTACAGGCAGAAAGTATGTTTGACGAGTAGAAGTTTTAATAACTGCACATTTGCCTTTCCTTTGTGCATCTAAATCAACAACTGCACCATCTTCTTCCCCAATATTTTGAGGATCCACatctaataattctataacatTTGATACTAAATATGGCAAggttttatttactttaattttttcagtattttctttaattttatcattttgtgcTTGAAGTTCATGAGAAATGCGCATCACTTcacttttcataattttgatttcattgTCTAATAAACGTGTACGAGAGACAATCTCATCTGTAGACATTCTCCAAACATCCTCACCCAAAGCTTcctataaaaagatttataaaaatatttattatattatattattattaaatatttattatataatcttagtTTTTCAAACttcataagatataaattataaacatatttaaaaataacataattaaaacatatttaaaaataaatttaaaagcttgctaatatttgcaaattaatatttaattaagttaataaatatatacaaataaaaaataaatataatctttttacttaaaacataatgcaatttttaattaaaaaatattttttaattttagtaaaatttattttgttttaagtaATTTGCATTAgagattttatatgtaatgtatCAAACTCTAAACGATTTAGATATGCTTGTCATTCCATCCTAAcctatatcaaataaatttacaatttatacctCTCCATCTTCCCAAAGAGACTTGTCTTCAAGAGTAgccatttatattaataaatttaatattttttaaatgttgaaaCTCAAAAATCTTCCGTAAATTTGTATCTTGTATAAATCTTGATCAATTCAGAATTTCACTTCACTTACTGAATtagtaagtattttatttatcaagtcTATGGTTCATTCTGCTATTTTAAGATtcctttctatatttttttaatctatgtccaaaaattaattagcttataatttttaggtatataaaattttatatttaaaatatagtataaaaagattaaaaatatagtataaagatttataaaaaatatagataatttcatattattgcaaaaatatattaaatattacaataaatataaataataaataataaataataaataagagatatatatgttgaaatatattgcatttgattaaaatataaaactatcatcatatggaattatatatcctattctaaatacttttttcaattcagcaagaaatcaaaaacttaaaaaaaagaatcagattatacaatttttatcatataatccGAAGATTATAGTtctaataatgttttaaaacatttaaaacatttcgaatctaattgaagaattgaatctgcttaaaaaattttgagtaTTAAAAACTTCGATTTTTATTgtgaaaatcttaattatttaaaaatattgaaagtttttttgtattatattttgtataatataaaaacattggcaattaattatgataataaattaacaacaaaatttacgcaaaatacacatataaataatatttcagaaatattttgatattaattaaaaaatatataatataaaaaaaaattaaagacttcttgaaatgatttgattgtaattatttttatattgtttgttaaagtactttcattaaaaacaaattaataaaaatttctcgaattttctcgaatattttatttgtctaacaaaatttttaaaaatgtattgtgTTTGATTATTGAATCTAACTTTGTCATACATTACACTATGCTCTATTTCAGTCTCATTTCATTTAAcgtatttaattacttataatttaataaataattgtcatttttatatacttgttgttttccaaaatatcttgcaaaaatcatgaatatttataatattaacttgcatatgtgaatatattataactatgtatttttaatatcaccgAATGTAGAATAACTAGAAACAATTAGTCCGCTCTTATTTTGCtattgaacgaaaaaaatttcttcaatctaataatgtaattgcatatagaaaaaattatcggtgattaataattatttctttataattgattGTCGCAAGGATTTCTaatgagaaataaatgaagaaagttAAAACAAATAGTtaacaaaagttaaaaaaaaagttaacaaATAGTTTGACAAATAATTTcgtcaataatatatttagattttaaagaaTCTAATTACCGAGTGGGCAAAGATAAAAAggcaaaaataagaaaattataattgaccATTTAATACTTAAcctaaaattattgtacaattgtacaatttgtacatttgtacaattttatgaaaaaaatttatgaattctaatatatataatgagtattattaattattcgaaatttcgattaatccagattttgattattaaagatttcgattttattcgtcattttttatttaacattttatattgttcttttgaacttttttttttaattaaaaattttatattataatatatctaatttcatatttattagatttttctttcttttttttaaatagttagacaattattagatattcatAACTACAATTAAGtagattaatgaaaaaaaaattaaaattgaaattaatgaaactgAATTAGCTAGCCttcattaatttgaaattcaatcaaaatatattgaaaagtattattacaACTTATAATCatgatgattaatattttctgacattttatatttgattttttaatttaaatttaattaaattaatgatctaTGGAGTGAATTAACAATTGAAAGTGTTaatgaagagaaaattttgcgATTTATAAGcggtaaatatataatttctgtaTTCTATATCTATTCAGATCAACATGCAATAAGTTagtaagttaaaataattatcaagaaaaataattataaaaaaatttatcaatgaatatttactaatactatataatatactatataaatcatctacataatataaatgcatgtgataagttttttatttagaatccaACAAATAGTATCAATAATCACAATATTTCtagttagatatttttatctatattcatattttgtgtatttttcaatttatgtaaGAAACATaggcattttcttttttacttcataaaaatatctttgaatattttataagttttggtttattaaaaaaaaaaagaaaatttatatgaatattaaatttatataatataataattataataaaaatatgaataataaataacgaatagaagaattttcacgaaaaatgaaaaatatgatactGCGTTTCAAGTCATCAATGatccaatataaaaaatattgaacgcATTGATATTTGATACTTGATATGTTAatgtatttaagatatttcttatatatatctgtCATTTCATAAGATCGATAATATacaaatcttaatttaataatcggtCGATTTCTCAAGCTCTATTAGatgtaagaataataattgaattaaaagaattaaaagaataattggtATAGATAATTCagataaacgagaaaaataattattagacaTCATGGACACATAGATACTGTAAgaagatgtaaaaattaaatatttgttactcGATATTTCACAtcgacaattattataataaaaattgttatattagtatttggataaatattcgatgtattaacaatatttgtataaacagctttcgaaatataatattgaaagattttattaatatcccaAAAACTAAGAAATACTTGaagctaaaattttataatttttttctccttccctataattcttttaaatttgattagacagcagattttttaaataatacaaaattcaagcgattattaaaattaaaagaaatcgtGAAGTTATGTCACTATGTGaatgatatttatgaattactataatttaatctcataactaactaaaattaaacttaatctaatttaatttattttacatattttatatactttataaaaaattataattattttatattttttaaataatatattaaaaaattataaaattattatacagaattattattaattattattataataattattataaaataattaaaaaagatttataaacgaagatttatgaatgaagaaaaaaaataataaatattaataaaaataaaatattttgataatattcagataaaaaaCGACAAGAGGCAAATATAAAACACATCTATCAGATGAGTTTCAcgtttttctttattgttattaaattaatatgttgTTCAAGgatttatacacatatacatatgtgcACAGGCGTTTAAATGACGCGCGCACGTGCGCACGTGTGCACATATCGTATACGTCTATATTAcgcatgtatgtatgtattgtATATAACAGCGACAATTACAATGCATCGTTTATGAtcagtaataataatcgtaatcgaAAACCTTACCGATTACTAGATGAAACCGAAAAAATACCTGGCGAagtaatcataattaattaaccgtTTAATTAGTACAGTCGTTATTACTCGTAACCCTTAGTCCATcgttaattcataattttttttttgttatttttgtcTTTAACGCTTATATCACTCGTTATAGATACAGGGatacagaaaaataatacCGCGCGGCTGTGGTGGAAtctcttaaattatatattatgtatatataaatatatatatatttatatttatatatatatgtatatatatatatataaaaggggATCGAGGActgtcattaaaataaattttctctcgcACGGATTCGCTCTGTCTCCggtatcgaatttttaatcacgATCCAGGATCTAACGTGCAAAGATCCAATCGCGAACGAATGATCTTCCTCTCgaagaatatcaaatttttataacgagaaaaatttttctttttaattaataaattatcttttatttatttcaagatttttgtaaaatttcatcattgtaaattttctacttcgtaatattgcaattatcaaaaattttatattgtaaatgtttgaatatttaaaaaattgatcttcTGTTCGAGGGAAgattatgcaatttttatagtcataaaaatttcttttttattgtaaaattttttgtaagtttttttgatttcatttcaaGATATATATCATGTGATATTTTGTAATGAGTTTtgtgaatagaattttaatttattaaatgtcactgattctttgatttataattacacaCAAAATAGTGgaagtaaaattattgttcgCTAAATTAGAcggaatattaatcattatgatGCATTTCTCTATTCTTGGTAAGAAACATTTGAATATCAaactttcaaacttttataatcgaacgatatcgttaattattatgaaagttttgtctaaatattttaaaaaatgtagataattttttaataaattcttattttcaccTATTTCTCTCATATTTCTAACAATATACGTTTTACCTCAAGAATAAGAAAGTTCAAGCTGAAAATTCTCCGGAAGCAATGCGTATTGCCAATTAACAAATTCAGAGAATTATGATTTTCTAAtgatatctaatttaatataactctGAATGAACTTCAAACTAcgaaaatcgataatatatcatatataatatacaatgtataaaaattctaaactaAGACTTCTAATGAAATTTACAATGTATCAAAACTTAAATCTACAATTTTCTCAAGAACaaagattaagatttattcaaataatctcTAACCTTTGTCCATCGATCTTCTATctcgaataagaaatatttgatatgatCAATGCACAGAAAATTCCAGATCGCGAATATTCGACACCgcttttaaacaatattaggATAAATTGTAGCTTTACTTAACGATTCTACCAGCCGAACTCGTCTACGTTTAGCGAGATCGGGATATCAATTTTACACGAGCTGCACTATTTAGGTCCTTGGTCCATTTTCGAcgcatacattttatttacaagacattattactcttttttttttttttcatttatttcttcttggtACGTGCATTATCAtattactctctctctctctttctcactctctctctcaccttttttttttatttattttactttacttgGTTTGTATGCATAATATCATCCTCTTCAAGACAGATCGAGAGCGAATCGTCGAGAGGATCTTTGTATGTATCGTTAATAAGTAAATCGAGAAACTCGcgtatttcattttgtttatattttttaataatattattacttttgtttttttattgtgGAACTTAATCAAAGTAGATCAAACGAATACAATCTTTATATCGGATGGTTCTTGTTGGATTAAACATTGTCAAgcacttttttaaattgcctGATCTGCGGAGAGaatgacaaaaaaattgtaaattatgagAGCTTTAGTTTGATCAGTTTTTTggcttattttttatgaactcattaaatattcaatcaatttattaaataaatatataatttgataagaaatttttcaatgtaaagATTAAAGAGATAATTGTGTATAATagacttaaaattattaaaatatcaagatttcaataaaatgtatgtattatattctatcatatactttatactttttaaatgcaaaacattgaataaatattaatatttttaaaaatgattcaagtttttcatattgttccatacattactatattttttatcgataggagattcattaatattcataaatatttcatataaaataatgaaatatttattcttatttcaaaactatctttcaaaaaataataataaaaaaataatttaaatctttcagaATAACCAATTtacatcaaaatttattttaggaaaaaaaaaaattcaaaatatatttcataatgaaatatcttaaatcttattttagaataataaattataatattaaaatttaaaataaagacattttttattttacaataaaagatatctaaatagatattttttatcataatataatactttataaaatttaaaaaaagaaaatttttaataaaaaaatattctatattttgataataataataaattttaatatttttaataatatattttaacatatttaatataatcataatcaataaaataatgaaattatattagaattttagctttaatataatcataatcactaataaataaaataatgaaattatattagaattttagcTTTCTCTCTGAAGATTAGGCAAATATAACGCAGTCAACTCCGATCGTCCCCGCAGGCGAAAGACGATATTCCACCTCGCCGTGATCGGTATGGAAATATCGAAGGTATTTCTCAGATttctttcattcaaatttttctttttttccttcttattttcagttttttcATCCATCtctcattttctcttttttctcatatacacacacactttctctctctctctctctctctttctcacttGTATGACATGCTATTACCTGTATATGAcacatttacaataataacaatatgttGCTCGTCGACAATCGTCACCTCGGTCCACCTCGGTCCTTAATTcgtacttattttttttcttctttatgtatacgtgttatatttatatatactcatatttatatatttatatatttatataatccgAAAATTTCAGTGTGTGTTGATGGTAAGTACGTGTTTTACGTGTCTCCTGTATGTGTATTTCTGAGTGTTCAAAGGTTCTGGACCCCCTTCCTATCTTTCCATTTCTCACAATCTATCCTTATCTTCATTTTCGTTTTCTATTAACCCTTTTCGCTTTTTCTCGCCTTTTGCTCGATCATTTATCACAaagtttctcaaatttttcaaacgaatgaTTCTTACGCTTGCCgttcattattttatcgtgAAATCGTGATACAAATTCTTGATTAAACTATATTCTCTTGTCGATCGACaatcatgattttttattgcaataaaattaatcttgtcTATCTGATTTTGTTAACAATGGATGGATTTGTACTATATTCATTCGACTATTTAACACTTTTGttgctattaatattttatgtttcatatataaaatttttctttagatttgTTTGtagttttgttataaatttaaaataattatcggtACCTCTTGGACAGAAATTTATTAagcaatgatattaataagctataaattatagattttgtgataaatagaataaattaaaatttattatttcaataatttcatttattattaaatttattgatattaacttttaatttaattatgcaaaaggaatccataaaaaaatattaattaaatctataaaaatataatattttctttttaaatgtaagGATATAACTAcaatgaatttaatgaaaaaaaatttaataataaaattaatactattattaaaataattaaaataatataatgtatgttTGTAGTAACGAAAGTGTTAATTTTTGTCGAGATTGGATAtggaaaaagtaaaatgataCAATGTTTTCTTAATAGAAAATGCAATAttccaatgaaattttaattatcattaaatcaattatatataaaaatgtattaattagaaatgaaaaaagaggaattaatattaaaattatattactattttaatgttataacaTGTTAAacatttaacatattaattataacacattagatattttatatctggataaaaaaattaatttttcaactttcttttgattttaacaatttaatatttttttttaaaacaataagataacattaatttagattttatttcacaaattatttaaaagatattaaattttaagatatattatatttaaaattttaagattatattatagtattatttttaattaattcaaatttttattataaaactgaatcacattatattatacataaaaatattatattatataaaaaaatttatacaacaaaaaataaaatattattgtcttCATCATTAgactaatttaaatctttttcagttgttcatttttaacaaaatattatttaaaaaaattcatattatactaaaattcaagaaatattatttatatttttttctataaaataacatgtatcatttcacttttatttaagaaatgcaataaataaaacataaaaatattaaaaatttgatcaaaaacttaattcaaataatattcttaattttgaaaattattatatataatttattaacttagtTTATATTCTACTGTTCTATCAAATATTGtattcattgaataattaaaaaacacaaataaatgttttcatatatataataattttaaccaaTCTTTTTCaacgcaaatatttttctaatatcaaaatatcgtttcaattCGAGTGTAATTTGTTAATGCGTGTACCATCATGAGAAGTTCAAATTCCGCTAAAATTCGTTATTGTATAATTCAAATCCTTTAATgatcttttaaaatgaaatatatttagtgattcgtttaaatcattatatttagttttatgattttatttattgataaatttatttcacaataaaatgaatttagctATGATTCTCAAAGTTCatcatttacaataaaaaaatcattgaagaCAGATTTTGATTAATGTTCATTCTCTTTCATTCTATGAGAAATTAATGGtagaatagaaaatgatagaaaGTATAGATAAATAGTTTTACATATGATATCATGTGATGTATACTTGTGAGTAATGTGTTTACAGAAAATTGTTTACTTTTGCAA
This region of Apis mellifera strain DH4 linkage group LG14, Amel_HAv3.1, whole genome shotgun sequence genomic DNA includes:
- the LOC409198 gene encoding 26S proteasome regulatory subunit 6A-B, whose product is MATLEDKSLWEDGEEALGEDVWRMSTDEIVSRTRLLDNEIKIMKSEVMRISHELQAQNDKIKENTEKIKVNKTLPYLVSNVIELLDVDPQNIGEEDGAVVDLDAQRKGKCAVIKTSTRQTYFLPVIGLVDAEALKPGDLVGVNKDSYLVLETLPAEYDARVKAMEVDERPTEQYSDIGGLDKQIQELIEAVVLPMTHKEKFENLGIQPPKGVLLYGPPGTGKTLLARACAAQTKSTFLKLAGPQLVQMFIGDGAKLVRDAFSLAKEKAPAIIFIDELDAIGTKRFDSEKAGDREVQRTMLELLNQLDGFSSTADIKVIAATNRVDILDPALLRSGRLDRKIEFPHPNEEARARIMQIHSRKMNMSPDVNFEELSRSTDDFNGAQCKAVCVEAGMIALRRNATAVTHEDLMEAINEVQAKKKANLNYYA